CAGTACCTCGAAGCCAACCAAGCGAGCGCGCCCTTGTCTGGCAATTCACCGCCCTGTGACACACAACGGCTCACCCCCATCACCGATGGCCAGTGGGACATGTGGGAGTATCAAATGACCGCCTCGTCAGGCACGGTCAAGTGGTGGAAGAACGGCGCGCTGCGCGCTTTGCACACCGGCAGGACCTTCTCGCCGGTCACCGCCTTTCAGCTCCCCGACACCTGGGGCGGTGGCGGCAACCTCACCCAGAAGCAGAACCGTCGCTACGCGCGGATCTTGGTGGCGACGAGCGCCAACTGAGTTCGCGTCTCGAAACCGCGCCGAGCTGGGCGTTTGTGAGCGCGGTGCGGCGCCTTCGTCAGCGCGCCTCGTCCAGCGCGGCCCGGCGCCTTCGTCCAGCGCGCCGTCGTCCAGCGCGGCCCGGCGCCTTCGTCCAGCGCGCCGTCGTCCAGCGCGCGTCACGGCTCGAGCTACTTCACTTCCTGACAGCTCCAGCGCACGTCGTCGATGCGCCAGCTCTGTTTGCAGGTCTCGGCGCTTGCGGTCTCGGAGCCGCTGCCGTTGGCATCGATGGTGAAGCGGCTGCTCCCGGGTTTGCGACTCGTCACCTGGCCCTTGTCGCTCTCGCAGGTCAGCACCCACGACAGGGAGCAAGTGAGCTTCTTGTCACAGCTACTGGAGGCCTCGAACAGCAGTCCCTTTTCCAGGTCGCTCTTCTGAAAGCCGATGCAATCGCTGGCGCTGGGGTCGGCCGCGGCTTGGCTCACGGACAGCCTCGCGGCGTCCGTCTTGCCAAAGGACAGCAGGCCAAAAGAAAGCGCAAAAACCCCAGCAACGATCCGTCGCATGATCATCCTCCTCGGGCTCTCGCCCGGACTCGATTGCGTCCCTGCCTCGCGGGCCAACGGGACAACGGATGCTCTGACAACGGCCTTGCCCCCGGGTTCCAAAGAATTTTCAGTTCGGTCCACCCGCGGCGGTCACGAGCGAAAAAAAGGGGAGTACCCTGCCGCCGTGCCCCTCTCGGATGCCGCCCTGCGCCAGGCCCTGAACCATCCCCTCACGGCGACGGACTTCCCCCAACTGGGAAAGAAGTACGAAGGCAAGGTTCGCGACAACTACACCTTGCCCGATGGCCGTCGCGTCATCATCGTCACGGATCGCATCAGCGCTTTCGACCGCGTGCTCGGAACCCTGCCGCTCAAGGGGCAGCTGCTCAATCGCATCGCCGCCTGGTGGTTCGAGCAGAGCAAGCACGTTGCCGACAACCACTTGATCTCCGTGCCCGACGCCAACGCCATGCTGGTGAAGGAGTGCACGCCCCTGCCCGTGGAGATGGTGGTGCGCGCCTATCTGACTGGCACCACCTCCACCAGCATTTGGGTGCACTACGAAGAGGGCGCGCGCACCTTCTGTGGTCACGACTTGCCCGAAGGTCTGCGCAAACACGAGCGCTTGCCGAAGCCCATCATCACGCCGAGCACCAAAGCCGCGAAGGGTGGGCACGACGTGTCTGCCAGTCGCGAAGAGATCCTGAAGCTGACGGGCATGGCTGCCGCGGAGTTCGACGAAGCCGCGGCGATGGCCCAAGCGCTGTTCGCCTTCGGGCAAAAGGTGTGCGACGAGCGCGGGCTCATCTTGGTCGACACCAAGTACGAACTGGGCCGCACCGCCGACGGCAAGCTCGTCCTGATCGACGAGATCCACACCCCCGACTCGTCGCGCTACTGGTTCAAGGACAGCTACGAACAGAAGATGTCCGCCGGCGAAGATCCCGAAAGCTTCGACAAGGAGCACGTGCGCCGCTTTCTCGCAGCCCAAGGTTTCCGCGGCGATGGACCCATTCCGCCCATTCCCGACGACGTGCGCATGGAGGCGAGTCGCCGCTACTGCGTCGCCATCGAAACGATCATGGCCGCGCCCTTCGAGCCAGATCTGGAAGCCCCCGGCCCCCGCCTCGCCAAACACCTGGCCCCCCTCGGCGCCTAGCGTCCTGCTGCCATTTCCATTGCAGTTGCCGCTACGGCCTGCACTCGAATCGAGTCCGGGCCGAACCCGTCTCAGAAGCTGGAGGGACGGAACAGCTCCTCGAGTCGGACCTCTTTCGCCACCAGCTCTCGAGAGTACTGATTGGGGCGCAGCCCTCGCCGTGTGACCAGTGTGAGGAAGAGCGACTTGCGGGTCCCGCTGACCTCGCGGAAGACGCTCAGCTTGCGCCGGAGATCTGCAGCGTAGCGCTTGTCGATGACGAAGAGGTCGTCCGTCAGCTTCATTTCGCAGACGTTGATGCAGTCGTCTCGACGATCGATCAGCAGGTCGATCTGCGCCCCTTGTTCATCGGGGCCGCGCGCTTGATGAAACCACGTCGACTCGGTCGTTTCGACGCCGGCGATGCCCAGTGCCGTCTTGAGCTGGGCCAAGTGCTTGATGCAGATGCTCTCGAAGGTCGTGCCGCTCCACGCAGTCCAGGCGGGTGAGTTGCGGCGGGTCAGCCAGTCTTCACCTGCGCGGCGTCGATCGAGCCAGCGCAGATGGAACGACGAGAACTCGTCCGCAAGGCGATACACGCTGTCGCGGACGTCTCTGCCGAAGGACCCTACCCGCAACAGAAACCCGGATTCCTCCAGTTCCTCGAGCAACGTCGTGGTCCCGCCTCCCGTCGACAGGCCCGCGGCCTCGATCAGCTCGCCCCGGGTCATTCCGCTCTTCTTTCGCGCCAGCGCCCGCACGATGCCTTGATGACGCTCCGAATGTTCGAAGAGCGACGCGAACAGCTTGCCAAACTCGTCACGCAGAAGGCCGCTTCGTGAAAAACAGATGCGGTCGATGGCTTGTGCGGCCGATTCCCCACGGTCCACTTCTCGCAAGTAGAAGGGGACGCCCCCGAGGGCCATGTAGAGTTCCAGAGTCTGATGGATGCTCGACTCTGCTCCGCCGCGGTTCAGGAACTCATGTGCTTCCGCCAGGGTAAACGGGTCGACTCGAATCGATGCGGTGACCCGATTGTGCAATCCCCCCTTTGCGTGCAGGAGCTTCTGAATCATCCACGACGCCGCTGAGCCGCAGACCACGACCACGAGCCACTTCTGCTTGCTGGCCCAGGCGTTCCAGAAGTGCTCGAAGGCACGCAAGAACCCGGAGCGCCGTGATGCCAACCACGGCAACTCGTCGAGAAACACGACCTGCCGATGCCCGGCAGCTGGTTCGAGAAACTGCCTCAGCTGAGCAAAGGCTTCGCCCCAGTTGCTCGGCCGATTCATGTCGGAGGCTCCGGCTGCACGGAGCGCCAGCTGAAAGTTCTGGAGTTGCTCGCGCAGGGTTGCTTGGTAGCTTCCCGTGAGTTCGAAGCTGATCTGATCGCCGAAGAACTCCCGCACGAGGTAGGTCTTGCCGACGCGTCGTCGGCCGTAGATCGCGACCAGCTCAGGGGCGTTCGAGTCGAGACTGCGGCGCAGCCTGCTCTGCTCGACAGCCCGTCCGACGATGTTCATGGCGCCTCTCCTCGCTGGCGGCTCCAGCTATTTAGCCATATCATAGCCAAGAATGAAGATATGGCTAGGTAACTAGCATAAATCGCCATACCGAGCATTGCGGCATGAATACGGCGGAATATGAGCTCAGCCGCCAAGGCTGGGCGCATCTCCCCAGCCGACTTGTCGGCCTCAGGGGTCTAGGGCGCTGCGACGCGCAGCGGCTACTCAAGCGCTGCGCGTCGCGTGTGTTCTATCCGTCCTGGATCCGTGCTGGGCTTCACGCATCGCCATGTCGCTCCTGGTCAACGCCTATTCCACCCTCGTCGATCCTCCGGCGCTCGACTTTCCGCATCAGCTGAACAACCGACGGGATCTGAGCGACCCAGAGCTTGCCCCGCACCTCAATGGATTCGTCGGCTTCATCATGCGAGAGCGGCCGCAGATGACGGCAACCCTCTACGCGACGATGCGGCACATCCAGCGCGTGCGGAATCATCTTTCGTTCAACTTGGAGGAGGAAGCGCTGGATGCCCTGAGCCACTGGGCGTGGGAGGCCAACGCGATCTTGTTCATGAGGGACGGCACCGTGCTCAATCCAGGGGGGCGTGAACTGGTGGACTCGAGCGGCGTGCCTCACGAAGCGGAACTCCCGTACCCCAAAGACGCGCTCGAGCGACGCGAACGGACGAGCCAGCGGCTGGCGGAGCTCGGCCTTGCGACCCCCGCGAGCCTGCCCCCGGTCGTGAGCGAGCGCGAAGTCGTTTTGCGTGATGCCCGCGACGTCGCGCACAGGATGTACTCGCTGCTGGCGGTCGCGGTGCGCGCGGAGTCCCTTGCGTCTGGCGAACCCCTGGAAGTCGCCGCGCTCCGCGAGAAGCTGCCCCTGGCCTTCGAGGCTCTGAGTCCGGTGGAGCAGGCGTTCTTGGACAGCGACGAGCCGGCGCAACAGGACGTGGTCAATCACGCCTGGCGCTACGAGGCGCTCTTCTTGCTGCAGTGGGCGCTGGGCCTCTTCGATGAGATGCCCATGCCGACCAAGATCTGCGATGTGCCGGCCGTTGCCGGGGCGCTGTTCGGCCGCAACGGGCGGGAAGTGCTGAAAGCGGCCAAGCTGCGTCCCACCTCGCAGATCCTGGACGTGCACGACTTGCTCTTCCGCCTGCACTGGCTGGCGCGGGAAGCGATTCACAACAAGAACGAGCCGCCTCCCGCAGAGCTCGACCCCGGCGTGATTCAAGAGCGCCGTCACGCCCTCGGCTGGCTCGTACAGTTCGAGGACGCCGATTGGGACGACGTAGACACTCCAACCTGAGCGTCGCGCATCAGTTCGGGCACGCGATTGGGCCCGAGTGGCACACGGCGACGGAGCCGTCGAAGGCGCCGTTCTTCTCGGGCGCGCAGTAGCCATTCGGGCAATCGCTGTCCTTGCGACAACCGTTACTCGGATAGGTGCAGTAGAGCCCGCGTGCGGCACCACAGCACGAGTCGCGCAGCAGGATGCACTTGCCGCCGGGTTCGCGCGTGCACTCGCCGTCGAGCAGGCAATTCACAGGCATGCAGCCCGCGACCTTGTAGTCGAGGGCGCCCGCAGGCACGCAGACCTTTCTTCCTTCGCGAGTACACCCGGCGTTGGATTGGCACTGGTCCTCGGCGCAGCTGTTCGAGGGTTGGGGTTCAGCACCACCGCAGAACTGGATCAAGGGCGAGGCCAAGCACTTGCCCGAGGCGCAGTCGGCCGTGCTGCAGCAAGTGTCAAGGCCCGGGTTGGTGCACTCTGTCGCTTCGACGACCGGCATCTTGCATACGCGATAGCCCCCCGGTGACAGCTCCACGCACACGCCGGGGGCGCACTCCGCGTCCGTCGAACACTCCCCGGAGTTCTGGCCGCTAGCGCCGCCGCTGCCCGCGTCCGTCCCGCCGCTGCCGCTCGCGCCACCATCCGACTTGGCGGAACCGCCGCATCCAACAAGCAGCAAAGCAGCCACCACCACCGCGACACGGGGTTGCATCGCTCGTTTATGCCACGACCCCGGGAGGGGCGGTCCACCCTAGTCGAGCGACGCACCAGCTCGACGACAATACAAAATTAAGGTTGCTTTATAGTCTTTAAACGCTACTTTATTTTCCATGGCGAAGCGCACTCCGCCGGTGTTTCCTGGCGCACGAAGACAACTCGTGGCGTTGGGGGTACGGCTCAGCGCCGCGCGCAAGCGCCGTCGGATGACTCAGAACACCCTGGCCGTGCGCGCCGGCATCTCGGTGCCAACGCTTCGCAAGCTGGAAAGCGGAGACGCTGGGGTCAGCCTGGCAGCGGTCCTTCGGATTCTGCAGGTGCTCGGTCTTTCGGCTGACATCGATCGACTGGCCGCAGACGATGAGCTCGGGCGCCGACTGCAGGACATCCAGCAAAAGGGAGCGCCGCGCGGCAGAGGGGCCAAGACATGAGCGTGGATCAGGTGCAGGTCGAGTTGGACGACGCCGGGCTCGGCTTCGCGGTGGACGTGGGGGTTCTATCGCGGGAGCGCAAAACCAGCGTCGAAGTAGTGCGGTTCGCGTACTCGCAGGCCTATCTCGAGGACACTGCGAAGGCATTCGCCATCGATCCGGAACTTTCACTCTTCCCTGGGGACTTCTTTGCGCGACGCTCCAACCGGCTTTTCGGCATCTTTCGAGACACTGCACCGGACCGCTGGGGCCGCGTCCTGATGGAGCGTCGCGAAGCGCTCGACGCACACCGTGCACAGCGGAAGCCACGCTGGCTAAGCGAGTGGGATTTCCTGCTCGGCGTCTCGGACTTTGCGCGCGTGGGGGCGCTTCGGTTGCGCGAGGTCGGTGACGAAAAGCGGTACCTGGATCACCGCGCCCTTGGCGTACCGCCGGCGACGCGGCTCCGCGAGCTCGAGGCCATTTGCCTTGCGCTGGACGAAGCGGGAAGCGAGGAACGTTCGGAGTATGAGAGCTGGCTACGCCAGCTTCTGGCTCCCGGCAGCAGCCTGGGTGGAGCGCGTCCAAAGGCGACGTATTCAGCGACCGACGGAACGCTTTGGATCGCGAAATTCCCCGCGAAGCAGGACCGCCACGACGTAGGTGCCTGGGAGTTCTTGGCGCACGAGCTGGCCGAACGGGCGAAGCTGCGCGTGCCGCAGGCTGATTGCCTCAAGCTAACGGCCGCGCACCACACCTTCGCCGTGCGGCGCTTCGATCGTTCCGCCGCCGGACGGCACCTGTACATGTCCGCCATGACGGCGCTGCAGTTGGATGACGGGGACTCCGCAAGCTACTTGGACGTCGCACAAGCGCTGCAAGACCTTGGCGATCCCGAAACTCTCGCCGAGGATCTCGCGGAGCTGTATCGCCGATTGGTGTTCAACGTGCTCGTTGGCAATCGCGACGATCATTTGCGAAACCACGGGTTCCTGCGCGGTGCCGACGGGTGGCGGCTCGCGCCGGCGTTCGATCTCAATCCGAATCCCGACAAAAGCGAGCACGCCCTGACTTTGGACGAGACAACCGCGCGCCCGAGCGTCGCCGCGGTGCGGGCCACTAGCGAGCTATACCGGCTCTCGAGCGCCGGCGCGGCTCGTATCGAGACTGAAGTTCGTGCGGCTTTCGACGACTGGCGTCACATGGCGCGGCAGATAGGGATCCCGCGCCATGAGATCGAGCGGCTCTCGGCAGTGATCGACCCGGCCAGGGAGTGACGCCGGCCTACTCGAGGCAACCGACGGCACGCCGCGCGAGGCTCAGCGTGTCATTGCAGCGTTTGGCCGGGGTTCGGTTCGCCGGGGCTCGCGGCGACTCCGCTGGCCCAGCTGAAGGACGCGTAGGCGGAGCCGCTGCCGGTGAGCGACAGGCTCTGTCCGGCCGGTGAGGTGCTGATCTCGAACACGCCGATGTCCGTGGAGGCCATGCCTTTGGCTGCGCCGTTGGTGGGCGTGAAGCTGCCCTCGTAGGACAAGAACTGCACCACTTCGCCCTGGGCGTTGACGAGCGCCACGCCGTCGGGCTGGCCTTGAGTGTCGGTGCCGCCGTTCTGAATGCCGCTGACCGGAAGCCACAGCGTGCCCGCGTTGCCCTGTTGCTTGGGCAAGCTGCCCTCGAGCATCACGGTGCGGTAGGCGCGAAGCTGTCCCGGCGAGCCGTTGTAGAAGACGACGGTGTAACCGGTGAGATCCACGCCGGCCGTGCCAGCGATCTCGACGCCCTCACCCGTGTCCGCGCCGTCGTTGTCGTAGTGGATCTCGTTGATCCACACGCTGGGCTCGGTGGTCCCCGGATTCTCGCAGGAAAGCGACGCCGGCGCGCAGGACTTGCCGATCAGATCGTTGCCGTCGCGGATATCGAAGCACGTGTAGCCGCTGGGGCAATCGTTGTTCGACTCGCACTTCGTGCCGCAGTACTTGCTGCCGTTGCCGTAGTCGTTGCAGCTGGAGTCGAAGCCACCGCAGTCGCTGCTGGTGCTGCAGGACTGGCACAGCCTGGAGAAGTCCGCGAAGGGGTTGAAGCGCGGGTTGTCGTCGATGCCGTGGACGCCGTAGATGGGCGTCATCCAGTACTCCTGGTTCAGCTTGCGAATGATCTCGCCGTACATCTGGGGCTTCAGCTGGCCGCCGGTCTGGTTGGAGACGGCGTCGACCAGCACCTTCGCCGTGCGGCCCTTGCCTGCAGCGTTGCTGAAGCTGCTGGTGGTGATCACGTCCATGTCGACGCGGCCCTGCTTGACGGGATTGAGGTAGAGCGAGTCCGCGACCATGTACGTGTCGCAGCCGCTGGCGAGCACCACCTGGTAGAAGTTCTCGGGAATGCTCAGACCCGGCAGCTCCGAGTCGTCGAGCTCGCCGGCTTCGGTGACGTTCCAGTTCGCCAGCGCGAAACCATACTGCGGTCCAGCGTGGCCTTCGTAGATCACGACTTGGCGCTCGGCGAAGGCTTGGATCATCGCGTTCTTCATCTGCGAGGCGAAGCCGCTGTTGGCCGGATCGCCCTGACCGGGGTGCACCAGCAGCACCGAGACGGGCACGCTCTTGCCGTTGACCTGGATGGTCTTGGTGAAATCGCCCGAGTCGATCTTCAGCTCGTCGTAGCTGCCCACGGGGCTGGTGAAGCCGCGATCCGTCGTCAGCCAGCGATAGAGCTCCTTGGCGGTCTGCAGGTCGTAGCGACCGTCGTAGTAGTCCCAGCCCACGAAGATGCCGACTTTCAGCGCGCCGCCAGCCTTGGCGAGCTGCTCGTCGGAGAACAGCTTGTTGTACTCCAGGTAGGCATCGTTCGAGCGCGGGTAGGGCTTGATGCGAAGCGTGATGGCTTCCTTCTCACCCGGGTAGGTCTCGGGCTTGTAGGCGTTGTAGGGGCTCTTGCGATACCACTCGCTGCCGGTGTCCATCTGCTTCAGCGTGGAGTTGGGCAGCACCGGGATCTCGAGGGTGAAGCAGCGATCCTCGCCGCAGGGCTCGGTGGGGATCTTGGTCAACAGATCAAACGGACCCGAGAGCTCACTGGTGAAGGTGTAGTCGAACTTGCCGTCCACGTCGGGAGTTCCCACTTCGAGAGACTCGTAGCTCTCGGGCCGGGTCATCGCCGTGAAGCCGCCCCAGTCCTCGTTGGCCGCTTCGTGCTTGTCGATGATGTACTGGTTGAGGAACCAAGCGATGGAGAAGTTCTTGAGCGTGATGGCTTCCATCGCGCAACGCTTCTGCGCGTCGGGCGACGACGGGTTCGCGCTGACGCAGCTCTGCTCCAGCGTTCCCCAGGTGGCGCCGGTCACGGTGTACTCTTGGCCCTCGGTGGAGAAGTAGTTGTCGGCCTTGCCGGGGGGCACCAGCGTGGCGCTGCCACTGCCGCCCTGTGCGGACGTCGCGTCGTCGCTGGAGCACGCGACGAGAGCGGGGAGTACTCCGAGTCCAACCAAGAGCAGCTTGCGCAACATCGACAATCCCTTTCTGACGTGGTCGGCGCGAGCGCCGACGCCCCGTGTACGGCGGGGGTATAGCAAGCTTTCCCTGCGCCGCGCCTGATGGGCGCCATCGCGTGGGAAAAGCGCAAGGATTTCGGCGACTACCGCCCGCGCGGCGAAGCGCGCGGCGGCGCTTGGCGCGGGGGGGGTGACGAGCTGCCGCGGGGCGAACGTGCGGCGAGAGCGCGCCGAGAGCGCGCGCGACGCACTGCGGCACCACCAGGAAAAAGCCCTGAAGCTGCCCCGGCTTGCGCGAACGGCGCTATTCTTCGCCGCGAGGTGCGAAGGATGGTGCGTGGCGTTGCGGGATTGCTTGCTTTGATTGGAATGGCGTCGCTGTACGGCACTGCCTGCAGCAGTGCGTCGGGCAACACCAACGGAAACGGCGGCGGAGCCAACGCGTCGGGTTCCGGTGGCAATGGTGGCAGCGGTGGTGGGCTGATCACGGACTCGGGCAGCGGCGGCTTCGGCGCGGACTGCGCGGCGGACAGCTACACCGGCGAACTCTTGCCCCTCGACATGTACTTGATGCTCGACCGCTCCGGTTCAATGGACGAAGGCGGCAAGTGGCCTGCGGTCACTTCTGCCATCAAGCAATTCGTGGCGCTGCCCAACGTCACCGACGTAGGCATGGGGTTGGCATTCTTTCCGGACGTGCCCAACCCGCCGCCGCCCCCGACCTGCGCGACCAATCAAGATTGCGGCAAGGACGCTTTGTGCATCCCCGGCTTTGGCCTTTGTGAGCACTTGGGAAGTTGCGAACCGACGGTGTACGCCAAGGCAATCGTAGGCATGGCGCCCTTGCCGGGTGTGGGCTCGTCGATCTCGACGGCCATCGATGCAGTCAAACCCACCGGCGGCGCAACGCCGAGTCGTCCCGCACTGCAGGGCGCCATGATGTACGCCATCGATTGGGCGAAGAATCACACGGATCACGTGACAGTAGTCGTGCTCGCGACTGACGGCGAACCCACGGGCTGCGATCCGAACTCGGTTTCGGACGTCGCGGCAGTGGCGACGCAGGGTCTGGGCTCCGCCCCGAGTGTGAAGACCTTCGTGATCGGCGTGGGCGCGCAGCTGACGTCCCTGGACGCCGTCGCGTCCGCCGGCGGCACGAACAAGGCGCTCATCGTTTCAGGCTCTTCGACGGCGCAGTCCTTCCTGGACGCGCTCAACGAGATCCGTGGCGCCGTGGGCTGCACCTACAAGATCCCGACGCCAACGGGCGGCGGGCAGGCAGACCCCACCAAGGTCAACGTGGCCTTCACGCCGAGCGGCGGCACGCAAGAGATCTTCCCCCAGGTGGCGAACGCCGGGGCGTGCCTGGGCACCAAGTCCTGGTACTACGACAATCCGTCCAACCCCACGCAGATCATTCTGTGCCCCGCCGCCTGCGATCAGGTGGAAAACTCGCCGGGGCAGGGGAAGATGGACGTCGCCATCGGCTGCACGACCATCGTGCGCTGACCCACCCTGGCCACCTTCCAAAAAGCGCGTTAGACCCCTCTGAGCGACCGGCCCGTGGCGCCGGCCCGTGAAGCGAGGAGAGTCCCATGACGCATCATGTAAACGAGGTCTTCGTCGTCAGCGCGACGCGCACGCCCATCGGCTCCTACCTGGGCGCGCTGTCCAGCATGCCTGCCCCCAAGTTGGGTGAAGTCGCGATTCGCGCGGCGGTGGAGCGCGCGAACTTGAAGCCCGGAGACATTCAAGAAGTGTACATGGGCAATGTGCTGTCCGCGGGCATCGGCCAAGCGCCGGCGCGACAGGCCGCGCGCTTCGCCGGCATTCCCGACGAGGTGCCCGCCACGACGGTGAGCAAGGTGTGCGGCTCTGGGTTGCAGTCCGTGGTGCTCGCCAGTCGCGCGCTCATGCTCGGTGACGTGGA
This genomic stretch from Polyangiaceae bacterium harbors:
- a CDS encoding helix-turn-helix transcriptional regulator; translated protein: MAKRTPPVFPGARRQLVALGVRLSAARKRRRMTQNTLAVRAGISVPTLRKLESGDAGVSLAAVLRILQVLGLSADIDRLAADDELGRRLQDIQQKGAPRGRGAKT
- a CDS encoding HipA domain-containing protein encodes the protein MSVDQVQVELDDAGLGFAVDVGVLSRERKTSVEVVRFAYSQAYLEDTAKAFAIDPELSLFPGDFFARRSNRLFGIFRDTAPDRWGRVLMERREALDAHRAQRKPRWLSEWDFLLGVSDFARVGALRLREVGDEKRYLDHRALGVPPATRLRELEAICLALDEAGSEERSEYESWLRQLLAPGSSLGGARPKATYSATDGTLWIAKFPAKQDRHDVGAWEFLAHELAERAKLRVPQADCLKLTAAHHTFAVRRFDRSAAGRHLYMSAMTALQLDDGDSASYLDVAQALQDLGDPETLAEDLAELYRRLVFNVLVGNRDDHLRNHGFLRGADGWRLAPAFDLNPNPDKSEHALTLDETTARPSVAAVRATSELYRLSSAGAARIETEVRAAFDDWRHMARQIGIPRHEIERLSAVIDPARE
- a CDS encoding DUF4272 domain-containing protein — its product is MSLLVNAYSTLVDPPALDFPHQLNNRRDLSDPELAPHLNGFVGFIMRERPQMTATLYATMRHIQRVRNHLSFNLEEEALDALSHWAWEANAILFMRDGTVLNPGGRELVDSSGVPHEAELPYPKDALERRERTSQRLAELGLATPASLPPVVSEREVVLRDARDVAHRMYSLLAVAVRAESLASGEPLEVAALREKLPLAFEALSPVEQAFLDSDEPAQQDVVNHAWRYEALFLLQWALGLFDEMPMPTKICDVPAVAGALFGRNGREVLKAAKLRPTSQILDVHDLLFRLHWLAREAIHNKNEPPPAELDPGVIQERRHALGWLVQFEDADWDDVDTPT
- a CDS encoding phosphoribosylaminoimidazolesuccinocarboxamide synthase — encoded protein: MPLSDAALRQALNHPLTATDFPQLGKKYEGKVRDNYTLPDGRRVIIVTDRISAFDRVLGTLPLKGQLLNRIAAWWFEQSKHVADNHLISVPDANAMLVKECTPLPVEMVVRAYLTGTTSTSIWVHYEEGARTFCGHDLPEGLRKHERLPKPIITPSTKAAKGGHDVSASREEILKLTGMAAAEFDEAAAMAQALFAFGQKVCDERGLILVDTKYELGRTADGKLVLIDEIHTPDSSRYWFKDSYEQKMSAGEDPESFDKEHVRRFLAAQGFRGDGPIPPIPDDVRMEASRRYCVAIETIMAAPFEPDLEAPGPRLAKHLAPLGA
- a CDS encoding lamin tail domain-containing protein; amino-acid sequence: MLRKLLLVGLGVLPALVACSSDDATSAQGGSGSATLVPPGKADNYFSTEGQEYTVTGATWGTLEQSCVSANPSSPDAQKRCAMEAITLKNFSIAWFLNQYIIDKHEAANEDWGGFTAMTRPESYESLEVGTPDVDGKFDYTFTSELSGPFDLLTKIPTEPCGEDRCFTLEIPVLPNSTLKQMDTGSEWYRKSPYNAYKPETYPGEKEAITLRIKPYPRSNDAYLEYNKLFSDEQLAKAGGALKVGIFVGWDYYDGRYDLQTAKELYRWLTTDRGFTSPVGSYDELKIDSGDFTKTIQVNGKSVPVSVLLVHPGQGDPANSGFASQMKNAMIQAFAERQVVIYEGHAGPQYGFALANWNVTEAGELDDSELPGLSIPENFYQVVLASGCDTYMVADSLYLNPVKQGRVDMDVITTSSFSNAAGKGRTAKVLVDAVSNQTGGQLKPQMYGEIIRKLNQEYWMTPIYGVHGIDDNPRFNPFADFSRLCQSCSTSSDCGGFDSSCNDYGNGSKYCGTKCESNNDCPSGYTCFDIRDGNDLIGKSCAPASLSCENPGTTEPSVWINEIHYDNDGADTGEGVEIAGTAGVDLTGYTVVFYNGSPGQLRAYRTVMLEGSLPKQQGNAGTLWLPVSGIQNGGTDTQGQPDGVALVNAQGEVVQFLSYEGSFTPTNGAAKGMASTDIGVFEISTSPAGQSLSLTGSGSAYASFSWASGVAASPGEPNPGQTLQ
- a CDS encoding ATP-binding protein, whose translation is MNIVGRAVEQSRLRRSLDSNAPELVAIYGRRRVGKTYLVREFFGDQISFELTGSYQATLREQLQNFQLALRAAGASDMNRPSNWGEAFAQLRQFLEPAAGHRQVVFLDELPWLASRRSGFLRAFEHFWNAWASKQKWLVVVVCGSAASWMIQKLLHAKGGLHNRVTASIRVDPFTLAEAHEFLNRGGAESSIHQTLELYMALGGVPFYLREVDRGESAAQAIDRICFSRSGLLRDEFGKLFASLFEHSERHQGIVRALARKKSGMTRGELIEAAGLSTGGGTTTLLEELEESGFLLRVGSFGRDVRDSVYRLADEFSSFHLRWLDRRRAGEDWLTRRNSPAWTAWSGTTFESICIKHLAQLKTALGIAGVETTESTWFHQARGPDEQGAQIDLLIDRRDDCINVCEMKLTDDLFVIDKRYAADLRRKLSVFREVSGTRKSLFLTLVTRRGLRPNQYSRELVAKEVRLEELFRPSSF
- a CDS encoding vWA domain-containing protein, yielding MVRGVAGLLALIGMASLYGTACSSASGNTNGNGGGANASGSGGNGGSGGGLITDSGSGGFGADCAADSYTGELLPLDMYLMLDRSGSMDEGGKWPAVTSAIKQFVALPNVTDVGMGLAFFPDVPNPPPPPTCATNQDCGKDALCIPGFGLCEHLGSCEPTVYAKAIVGMAPLPGVGSSISTAIDAVKPTGGATPSRPALQGAMMYAIDWAKNHTDHVTVVVLATDGEPTGCDPNSVSDVAAVATQGLGSAPSVKTFVIGVGAQLTSLDAVASAGGTNKALIVSGSSTAQSFLDALNEIRGAVGCTYKIPTPTGGGQADPTKVNVAFTPSGGTQEIFPQVANAGACLGTKSWYYDNPSNPTQIILCPAACDQVENSPGQGKMDVAIGCTTIVR